A region from the Candidatus Methylacidiphilales bacterium genome encodes:
- a CDS encoding flippase-like domain-containing protein, whose protein sequence is MGYIRKHLSFFLRALISLTILIVIGLRVNWPELGRTFQTMDWTWVGAAFLTFGVVILFAVLRWDVLLRVHGIHLPWRKTAEIWMIGHFFNAFLLGTTGGDVAKIYYCAQALPEHRSAAALSIIFDRLLGLFVLLSIAVVLGLWHYPILDGDPVTHKALLAIFLSFIAMLCGLAVFLIPPAWSFFFQIVNRFAPNHLQKTVNNIHEAFIRYTQSWGANFMAIIISIILHLLTFIMSFFLLRALHLHDVPFWPFVSCLPIIGFLVAIPVSISGLGMREGLFVSFLGLLSIDKEIALAFSLAGFGVTLLWSLIGGLIYLQYKKPEDSFSKIEHATDTV, encoded by the coding sequence ATGGGCTACATTCGCAAACACCTGAGCTTTTTTCTCCGCGCTCTCATTTCTCTCACGATCCTCATAGTTATCGGCCTCCGAGTCAACTGGCCTGAACTCGGGCGAACATTTCAGACGATGGATTGGACATGGGTCGGCGCTGCTTTTCTTACCTTTGGAGTTGTCATCCTCTTTGCCGTTCTTCGTTGGGACGTCCTCTTACGCGTTCATGGAATCCACTTACCTTGGAGAAAAACAGCAGAAATCTGGATGATCGGCCACTTCTTTAATGCCTTTTTACTTGGGACCACGGGAGGCGACGTTGCTAAGATCTACTACTGTGCCCAGGCTTTGCCTGAACATCGTTCTGCTGCCGCACTTTCTATCATTTTCGACCGGCTCTTAGGTCTCTTTGTGTTACTCAGCATCGCTGTTGTGCTTGGCTTGTGGCACTACCCAATCTTGGATGGGGACCCTGTCACCCACAAGGCTCTACTAGCTATCTTTTTGAGCTTCATAGCAATGCTCTGTGGTTTAGCTGTTTTTTTAATTCCTCCGGCTTGGAGCTTTTTTTTTCAAATAGTGAATCGATTTGCTCCTAATCACCTACAAAAAACAGTAAACAACATCCATGAAGCTTTCATCCGCTACACCCAGTCCTGGGGCGCAAACTTTATGGCAATCATTATTTCAATTATCCTCCATCTCCTTACATTCATTATGAGCTTTTTTCTTCTTCGTGCTCTCCATCTGCACGATGTTCCATTTTGGCCTTTTGTCTCTTGTTTACCGATTATAGGCTTTCTCGTAGCAATACCCGTCAGTATTTCCGGCCTAGGCATGCGTGAAGGGCTTTTCGTCTCATTTTTGGGATTGCTTTCGATTGATAAAGAAATCGCTTTAGCCTTCTCTCTTGCAGGATTTGGAGTCACTTTACTTTGGAGTTTGATCGGTGGACTCATCTACCTCCAATACAAAAAACCCGAAGACTCCTTCTCAAAAATCGAGCACGCCACCGATACAGTCTAG
- a CDS encoding CCA tRNA nucleotidyltransferase translates to MDSAHYATAKDIVAKLTQAGFVAYFAGGWVRDYLRGSPHDDIDIATSATPEEIIQLFPKTTGLEGKCFGVVRVLQNHHAYEVATFRSDGDYHDGRHPSSVRFASPQEDAQRRDFTINGLFFDPEKNQVIDFVNGTADLKNKLIRAIGDPLARFREDKLRLLRAVRFATTLGFQIEPSTWQAICHLAPEITRISPERIRDELNKILTSESPVRGLDLLDSSGLLKAILPEIEALKGVQQPPQFHPEGDVYVHTRLMLSHLSRPSLTLALSTLFHDVGKKATYSLDPVGRIRFSGHEHVGARITERVLRRLRYSNEIIETVTACVQNHMTFKDAPQMRLSKLKRLLARPTFDEELDLHRIDCLSSHGDLSIYEFLVQRRQALSQEEISPPRLITGHDLIRLGLSPGPQIGRLLEEIREAQLEGQLSTPEQALDYARNRLRSLSNPTSP, encoded by the coding sequence ATGGATTCCGCTCATTACGCGACGGCTAAAGATATCGTCGCCAAACTTACCCAGGCCGGATTCGTTGCCTACTTTGCAGGCGGCTGGGTCCGTGATTACCTGAGAGGGTCTCCACATGATGACATCGACATCGCCACATCTGCTACTCCCGAGGAAATCATCCAACTTTTTCCTAAAACAACAGGCCTTGAAGGCAAATGTTTCGGTGTTGTCCGCGTTTTACAAAATCACCACGCATATGAAGTTGCCACCTTTCGATCCGATGGCGACTACCACGATGGACGACATCCCAGCTCGGTTCGTTTTGCCTCACCTCAAGAAGATGCCCAGCGACGTGATTTCACAATAAACGGTCTCTTTTTTGACCCCGAAAAAAATCAAGTCATCGATTTCGTTAACGGAACGGCTGATCTCAAAAACAAACTCATTCGAGCCATCGGAGACCCCCTTGCCCGTTTCAGAGAAGACAAGCTTCGACTGCTACGCGCTGTTCGCTTTGCCACCACACTAGGTTTCCAAATTGAACCCTCCACCTGGCAAGCCATATGCCACCTAGCCCCAGAAATCACCAGAATCAGCCCCGAACGCATTCGTGACGAACTCAACAAAATCCTCACCTCGGAGTCTCCAGTTCGCGGCCTTGACCTACTAGACTCAAGCGGCCTCCTCAAAGCCATATTACCAGAAATAGAGGCTCTGAAGGGTGTTCAACAACCGCCTCAATTCCATCCCGAAGGTGATGTCTACGTTCACACTCGGTTAATGCTATCCCATCTCTCTCGCCCATCCCTCACCCTCGCCCTGAGCACCTTATTCCACGATGTCGGAAAAAAAGCAACATACAGTCTCGACCCCGTCGGCCGCATCCGCTTCAGCGGTCACGAACACGTCGGAGCGCGCATCACTGAGCGCGTCCTGAGACGCCTACGCTACAGCAACGAAATCATCGAGACCGTCACCGCCTGCGTCCAAAATCACATGACCTTCAAAGACGCTCCACAGATGCGTTTGAGTAAACTAAAACGCCTCCTGGCTCGCCCAACCTTTGATGAGGAGCTCGATCTGCATCGCATAGACTGCCTCTCTAGTCACGGCGACCTATCCATCTATGAATTTCTAGTTCAACGCCGCCAAGCTCTCTCACAAGAAGAAATCAGCCCCCCGCGACTTATTACCGGCCACGATTTGATTCGTCTCGGCCTCTCTCCCGGCCCTCAAATAGGTCGCCTCCTCGAAGAAATCCGAGAAGCTCAACTCGAAGGTCAGCTCTCAACCCCAGAGCAAGCCCTCGATTATGCTCGCAATCGCCTCCGTTCACTTTCAAACCCTACTTCACCGTAA
- a CDS encoding sugar phosphate isomerase/epimerase: MIVVEEEPAIREHSPSAPGIIPNAKPTSKHTLALSTNWSAARHFDGEAMLLEIRDLGFEYVELGHTIRYSLWPGIKKAIENGVVKVTSLHNFCPLPISDVPVSCNTFEYTHPRRVVREAAVFYTKKTIEAAAEVGARAVVLHAGSSSLRGFTRKLEKLFLNGKLYSSEYCRIKLNAVIQRRRESPQLWARVKECLLTCLEHAEKYNILLGIETRSHFEEFPTEEEFTMIFEEIDSPYLGYWHDFGHLAGKEHLGFVDQKQFLRKHAHRLIGAHFQDCRPPGIDHLPLGKGTNNFQEILSFFPKDYISVLELTSRSTADDIVASRRLWATFANT; this comes from the coding sequence ATGATAGTTGTCGAGGAGGAACCAGCCATTAGAGAGCATAGCCCCAGTGCCCCAGGCATTATCCCTAATGCCAAGCCAACTTCAAAACACACATTAGCGCTATCTACCAACTGGAGTGCTGCACGTCACTTCGATGGCGAAGCTATGTTGCTTGAAATTCGCGATTTAGGGTTTGAGTATGTCGAGCTAGGGCACACAATCCGTTATAGCTTATGGCCCGGAATTAAGAAAGCGATCGAAAATGGGGTCGTAAAGGTCACATCCCTTCACAACTTTTGTCCCTTACCAATAAGCGATGTGCCCGTTTCCTGTAACACTTTCGAATATACCCATCCCCGTCGTGTAGTTCGTGAAGCTGCCGTTTTTTACACCAAGAAGACTATTGAAGCAGCGGCTGAGGTCGGAGCTCGCGCTGTAGTTCTCCATGCAGGCTCAAGTTCACTCCGTGGATTTACCAGAAAACTCGAAAAACTCTTTCTTAATGGTAAGCTTTACTCCTCAGAATATTGTCGCATCAAATTGAATGCGGTGATCCAACGCCGCCGCGAATCACCCCAGCTTTGGGCGCGCGTGAAAGAATGCCTACTCACTTGTCTAGAACATGCAGAAAAATACAACATTCTTCTCGGAATTGAGACGCGCTCTCACTTTGAAGAGTTCCCTACCGAAGAGGAATTTACCATGATCTTTGAAGAAATCGATTCTCCCTACTTAGGCTACTGGCACGATTTCGGACATCTTGCCGGCAAGGAACACCTTGGTTTCGTCGATCAAAAACAGTTTCTCCGAAAGCATGCACACCGCCTTATTGGTGCCCACTTTCAAGATTGTCGCCCTCCCGGCATCGATCATTTACCCCTTGGAAAAGGCACAAACAACTTTCAAGAAATTCTCTCTTTCTTTCCTAAAGACTATATTTCCGTCTTAGAATTGACATCGCGCTCCACAGCGGATGATATTGTAGCCAGCCGCCGTCTATGGGCTACATTCGCAAACACCTGA
- a CDS encoding CYTH domain-containing protein, with protein MGVEIERKFLVVNERWREEATSVQWVAQGYLCLEEHLTVRVRVMARRGWITIKGRPLEGKLSRPEYEYEVPLDEAQELLERLARHGRIEKRRYTVPVQEEVGQVRIWEVDEFEGENRGLVLAEVELREEGERIVLPDWVGQEVTRDRRYANSYLARYPFTRWERVG; from the coding sequence ATGGGGGTAGAGATAGAGCGAAAGTTTTTAGTTGTAAACGAAAGGTGGCGTGAGGAGGCGACCAGCGTGCAGTGGGTGGCGCAAGGCTATTTATGTCTAGAGGAGCATTTAACGGTGCGGGTGCGGGTAATGGCTAGACGAGGCTGGATTACTATAAAAGGCCGACCTTTAGAGGGCAAGTTGTCTCGACCTGAGTATGAATACGAGGTGCCTCTAGATGAGGCGCAGGAGCTGCTTGAGCGACTGGCACGTCATGGAAGGATTGAGAAACGGCGTTACACGGTGCCAGTGCAAGAGGAGGTAGGCCAAGTGCGTATATGGGAAGTAGATGAATTCGAAGGGGAAAATCGAGGATTGGTATTGGCAGAGGTAGAATTAAGAGAGGAGGGGGAGAGAATTGTGCTTCCAGATTGGGTAGGGCAAGAGGTGACGCGAGATAGGAGGTATGCGAATAGTTATCTTGCACGTTATCCGTTTACAAGATGGGAGAGAGTGGGTTGA